TCGGAGTAACCGCGCTGCGCCAGCGCTTGCAGAAACTGTGCGATCGTTTCGTGAAGCTTTCGTGCTCGCGTCGGTTTATCGCCGGCGCGCACGCCCGATGCGACGCGGGTGCCGTGACGCCCGTTGGACGTAACCACGCCTTCCTCTTGCAGTTCGGCGTAGGCGCGCGCCACCGTGTTGGGAGCGACGCCGAGATCACCTGCTAACTGGCGCACGGTAGGAAGTGCGTCGCCTGCGCGCAGCTCACCACATTCTATGAGGTTGCGGAGCTGATCCATGATCTGCTGAAACGGTGCGAGATCAGGATCGACCGCGAGAAGCAGCTCTTTCAAGAGGTCGAGTCGCCTAAGCGGCCGAGATAAACGGAATATAGGATTACCGACGCGCCCGATAGCGCCCAGGTCCACCACGAAACGGTGAGGAGGGTACGCTGCAACGGCAGCACTGCCGGTAGGTTGAAGTTCACGAAACTGATGAAGACCATGATGCTGCCCATTGCAATGACGGCAGTGATGCCAGCCTTTAGCGTGCGTGATCTGCGATCGCTCATCCGTTCGGATTGGATGTGTTCGCCGTATAGCTGCCTGGGCGCGCTGGCGATGCGCCAGGCGATGGCGGCCATAACGAGCGCGCAAATGGCGACAATCGTTGCGGCCGCGCGTTCCTCGTTAAGGATCACGTACGGAGTGAGCGGCAGCACGGATGCTACGGCCAGAGCGACCCACAGCCTCGGGGCGACCTCGGCCGCAGGCCGCGGAGCGAGCGATGCCACCCTGCGCCGGTGCGCTCGTGCCTGCTCGTCCTTTAATAGATCGGCGAGCTGAAACCCCGCCAGCGCCAAGCATAGCAAGCTGTAGCTGACCACCGGAGAAACCACCTGGGAAAGTACTAGCAAGGCAATGACAAACGCAACAAACGCCGTGCAGAAGGAGGCGCGCGCGTAGGGCGCATCACAGTGGCGGTTCCGAATACCAAGAATGCCGTACACGATGGTTGCCAAAAAGGCCACGGCGGCAACCAAGAGATTCTGATCGAAACTTGTCAAGTGATGCATTGTACCACCATATAACACAAACTATCGGTTTGTGTCAACCGTAGGTACAAAAGCTGGCCGACGTTCGCCGAGAAAGCGGAAGTCGAGTCAGTTCGGTTCGAAATCGGCCCTGAAAAGATACGTTCCCGGCGCGGGTTTGCATAGCGAAATACCTCCACGATATCTCGAAAGCTTCGCCGCTTTTAGCGCCTCTAGATCCAAATCTGGATATCCCGACGGCCGATAAATCCATGCACCCGCGAGACGACCGTTTGCGGCGACGGCGACTTCAATCTCCGACACGACTGCTGCACTAAGCCTGGGTACGCTCCTTGGCCATACTGGCTGAAACGCGTGAATTACGGTTGCCGCAACAAACGGTTTTGCGCACTCTGTCATCTCGGCGGGCTGCGGTATCTTCGCAGCGGCGAGTATGGTGTCGCCGGCAGCGGGCAGCTGGAAAAGATCGTTTGGGGGATTCACTCTCTTTGCTACGTCGGTTGCAGCGTTGATTAACGTAACGCTCTCCGGCGGCGGAGAGCAGGTAACGTCTCCTTGCTTTTCCCATCCGAAGCCTGAGTCTCCGGTCGTAATCGCGTCGTAAATCCACCACCGGAGGATCTGTTCACCGGGTGGTAGGCGAACGTATAAGGGTTT
This Candidatus Eremiobacterota bacterium DNA region includes the following protein-coding sequences:
- a CDS encoding GntR family transcriptional regulator; amino-acid sequence: MDQLRNLIECGELRAGDALPTVRQLAGDLGVAPNTVARAYAELQEEGVVTSNGRHGTRVASGVRAGDKPTRARKLHETIAQFLQALAQRGYSEPEITAALRSFAK